From Zingiber officinale cultivar Zhangliang chromosome 5B, Zo_v1.1, whole genome shotgun sequence, the proteins below share one genomic window:
- the LOC121986720 gene encoding 60S acidic ribosomal protein P2B-like, translating to MKIVVAYLLAVLSGNPNPSADDIRSILESVGAEAEDKRINHFLAEVKGKDITEVIAAGREKFASVPSGGSVAAIGVAAPGSGGAGGAPAAEEPKKEEKVEEKEESDEVKLPVFPSRKFSFPT from the exons ATGAAAATTGTGGTGGCTTATCTCCTGGCCGTCCTCAGCGGCAACCCCAACCCCTCCGCCGATGATATCAGATCCATCCTTGAATCAG TAGGAGCGGAGGCAGAGGATAAGAGGATCAACCACTTCCTCGCAGAAGTCAAGGGCAAGGACATAACAGAAGTCATCGCTGCCGGCCGGGAGAAGTTCGCTTCCGTGCCCTCCGGTGGCTCTGTGGCTGCCATCGGGGTCGCCGCCCCTGGTAGCGGCGGCGCAGGCGGCGCCCCAGCTGCAGAGGAGcctaagaaggaggagaaggtggaggagaaggaggaaTCCGACGAGGTGAAACTCCCTGTCTTTCCCTCCCGCAAATTTTCGTTTCCGACATAA